From a region of the Archocentrus centrarchus isolate MPI-CPG fArcCen1 chromosome 18, fArcCen1, whole genome shotgun sequence genome:
- the LOC115796613 gene encoding zinc finger protein basonuclin-1 produces MRMTPEPEESIRCTLSCCSCVCFRPGSIELRSCDRCGHGWVAHALEKLQAQPNPSCGPVEVALPGLVFDLSSLVLYGAQAIPVRLKILLDRLYSILTPEQVGHILHAMGWNLGDYVRGYMLQFPNGKVLDRWFMVTPEEEALIFKQFLRFGETRPIVELMLQSVANAEHLSDPDLKPAQRSCQSRGRKGRVCCGVCGKSFYDKGTLKIHYNAVHLKIKHRCTVAGCTMVFSSLRSRNRHSANPNPRLHTATSRDTYRNIHYKTERPLLTNHAPCTTPVSLANFDSQAASHCCKGKRWQLESAGPVPKKKPRKSSMPVKIEREMLERRRYEDEEC; encoded by the exons ATGAGGATGACTCCGGAGCCCGAGGAG TCTATCAGGTGCACtttgtcctgctgcagctgtgtgtgtttcagaccaGGAAGTATAGAGCTCAGGTCATGTGATCGCTGTGGACACGGCTGGGTGGCACACG CCTTGGAGAAGCTCCAGGCCCAGCCTAACCCCAGCTGCGGCCCAGTGGAAGTGGCTCTTCCTGGGCTGGTGTTCGACCTGAGCTCCCTGGTCTTGTACGGAGCTCAGGCCATTCCGGTTCGACTCAAGATATTGTTGGACCGCCTCTACAGCATCCTGACCCCAGAGCAG GTCGGCCACATACTGCACGCCATGGGCTGGAATTTGGGGGATTATGTTAGAGGGTACATGCTGCag TTTCCCAATGGAAAGGTGTTGGACCGCTGGTTTATGGTGACTCCAGAAGAAGAAGCGCTCATCTTCAaacagttccttcgttttggtGAGACGCGACCCATAGTTGAGCTGATGCTTCAGTCTGTGGCTAACGCCGAGCACCTCTCTGATCCTGACCTGAAACCCGCCCAGAGGAGCTGCCAGTCAA GAGGTCGAAAAGGGAGGGTCTGCTGCGGGGTTTGTGGGAAAAGCTTCTATGACAAAG GAACACTGAAGATTCACTACAATGCTGTCCACCTGAAGATCAAACATCGCTGTACAGTGGCAGGCTGCACTATGGTCTTCAGCTCGCTGCGTAGTCGAAACCGACATAGTGCCAACCCGAACCCACGACTTCACACAGCCACCAGCAGAGACACCTACAGAAACATACACT ACAAAACTGAACGCCCCCTTCTGACCAACCATGCTCCCTGCACCACCCCAGTCTCCCTGGCAAACTTCGACAGTCAAGCGGCATCACATTGCTGCAAAGGAAAAAGATGGCAGTTGGAGTCTGCTGGCCCCGTGCCAAAGAAGAAGCCCAGGAAGTCAAGCATGCCAGTGAAAATAGAAAGAGAGATGCTGGAGAGGAGGCGATATGAGGATGAGGAGTGCTGA